One Rhodothermaceae bacterium genomic window carries:
- a CDS encoding PorV/PorQ family protein has translation MILRHLILFLLATLIWCTPASAQRIAKYGADFLAGGVDARALAMGGANVAQTRNVNSVYWNPSGLAHTEYPEVAYMHAERFAGIVSFDFAGIAYPISHNSTVGLSFFRSGVNDIKNTLNAWDAERNQPKANPESYITSFSAADMAFLLSYARRLNERFTVGASGKIIRRTIGDFADAWGYSFDAGAQWHGDRFMIGVQLQDLSTMLQSWSVNASAFSIDETNPDTGAPYTFSEVFDQELPTGDTFLVLPVVRLGSGLIVPVSSQSTLTFGLDVDIAFDGQQANAFNLGDLSFHPRLGGEFSFRNLVALRAGVNRIAQTESYGLDIVPSVGAGIRLGPLSVDYGFGDFGGLVSDLGYSHRISVHFTWKRAQFRRPSE, from the coding sequence ATGATCTTGCGTCATCTTATTCTTTTCTTGTTGGCCACACTGATTTGGTGCACTCCCGCATCAGCGCAAAGGATTGCCAAATATGGGGCCGACTTTCTGGCTGGAGGAGTAGATGCCCGGGCATTGGCAATGGGGGGTGCAAATGTTGCGCAGACCCGGAATGTAAACAGTGTCTATTGGAATCCATCAGGTCTGGCGCACACGGAATATCCTGAAGTTGCCTACATGCACGCAGAGCGCTTTGCCGGCATTGTATCCTTTGACTTTGCAGGAATAGCTTATCCGATCAGTCACAATTCAACCGTGGGTTTGAGTTTTTTCCGAAGTGGTGTGAATGACATCAAAAACACCCTCAACGCCTGGGATGCCGAACGCAATCAGCCCAAGGCCAATCCGGAGTCGTACATCACCAGCTTCTCCGCCGCAGACATGGCGTTTCTGCTTAGTTATGCGCGACGGCTCAATGAGCGATTTACGGTAGGTGCATCAGGTAAAATCATCCGGCGCACGATCGGCGATTTTGCAGATGCATGGGGATACAGTTTTGATGCAGGCGCCCAATGGCATGGAGACCGGTTTATGATCGGTGTACAGTTACAGGATTTGTCAACGATGCTCCAGAGCTGGAGTGTGAATGCATCGGCATTTTCGATTGATGAAACGAATCCGGATACTGGAGCACCTTACACATTTTCGGAAGTTTTTGATCAGGAATTGCCGACCGGGGACACATTCCTGGTATTACCGGTTGTTCGACTGGGCTCGGGTTTGATCGTACCAGTCAGTTCTCAGAGTACCCTAACCTTTGGCCTAGATGTGGACATCGCTTTTGATGGACAGCAGGCAAATGCGTTCAATCTGGGGGATCTATCCTTCCATCCGAGGTTGGGTGGGGAGTTCTCATTCAGGAATCTTGTTGCGCTCCGAGCAGGAGTGAACCGTATTGCGCAAACGGAGAGTTACGGATTGGATATTGTTCCTTCTGTCGGTGCAGGGATTCGTCTGGGCCCATTGTCCGTTGACTACGGGTTTGGGGATTTTGGGGGCCTTGTGAGTGATCTGGGATATTCCCACAGAATTTCGGTGCATTTTACCTGGAAGCGGGCGCAGTTTCGCCGGCCATCGGAGTAG
- a CDS encoding TonB-dependent receptor: MITQHRNHSCMRLIWGVCAVMLFCTRAATAQQVPSDSSRADSMRTVRMAPMVVTATRSEKVLEDVAVPVSVITSDIMEREGAIRLGDVLAYEMGMALFDDHGMGLQVQGFASDYTLILLDGEPVIGRTAGTLDVDRITVKGLSHLEIVRGPSSSLYGSEALAGVVNLITAPPAEGMQGSASFRIGSHATSDMTLQMEGGRERLGARLVVNRYASDGYDLTPGIYGPTTPSFADWTGDLRSRMVFSDRVLVRLGARATIENQESVFASETDGLLEDRYNDEGRRLEWSIHPEIKVRLSDKVRLNTTLYGTSYQTETHHRRQDDGFVNYEDEFDQTLAKAEMQVDVLWDTKHLTNLGGGLIGEQIGGSRYGETGSDPNPESTQAYFFAQHEWLASDLLHFNTSVRFDNHSDYAARVTPKFAVLVRPSGKIRLRASVGSGFKAPAFRQLYLSFTNPAGGYSVFGSLPMDEGIRRLEAEGQIEQKFFAISQLDPLLAENSVAFNLGGSVEPFVWLTVQVNAFHNNVRDLIETQPVAQKTNGSFVYGYFNLARIYTRGVELEASIKSQLVKQSSLDISLGYQFLQARDREVVTALKEGTVFGRLPNGRDYRLGLGDYTGMFGRSPHSASLRAAYINRDLDLIVSIQGRWRSRYGYRDLDGNNLANRSDEFVPDYAVLGAAVTKSFTVVQAVEAVVQVGLDNAFNHTYPTLVPSLPGRRGYVSLEFNF, from the coding sequence ATGATCACCCAACACCGTAATCACTCTTGTATGAGACTAATTTGGGGCGTCTGTGCAGTCATGCTCTTTTGCACACGGGCGGCAACTGCGCAACAGGTGCCGTCTGATTCCAGCCGCGCAGATTCAATGCGTACAGTACGGATGGCTCCCATGGTTGTCACAGCCACGCGGTCCGAGAAAGTTCTTGAGGATGTAGCTGTGCCTGTAAGTGTGATTACGTCAGATATTATGGAACGTGAGGGTGCAATACGCCTTGGTGATGTGTTGGCTTATGAGATGGGGATGGCTTTGTTTGACGATCACGGTATGGGGTTGCAAGTGCAGGGGTTTGCGTCGGATTACACGCTCATATTACTTGACGGTGAGCCGGTGATTGGTCGTACTGCTGGTACACTTGACGTGGACCGAATTACAGTAAAAGGCCTGAGTCATTTGGAAATCGTACGCGGGCCGTCCTCATCCCTGTATGGAAGCGAAGCACTTGCGGGAGTCGTGAATTTGATTACGGCTCCGCCGGCTGAAGGCATGCAAGGATCAGCGAGTTTTCGTATCGGTTCTCACGCTACCTCAGATATGACGCTTCAAATGGAGGGGGGCCGCGAGCGCCTTGGTGCACGGCTTGTGGTCAATCGGTATGCTTCAGATGGTTACGATTTAACACCGGGAATCTATGGTCCGACGACTCCCTCCTTTGCCGATTGGACTGGGGATTTACGGAGTCGAATGGTCTTCTCGGATCGTGTCCTGGTCAGATTGGGTGCTCGGGCAACGATCGAAAATCAGGAGAGTGTATTTGCCTCTGAGACAGATGGGCTTCTCGAGGATCGTTACAACGATGAGGGGCGGCGCTTGGAGTGGAGTATTCATCCAGAAATCAAAGTTCGACTTAGTGATAAAGTCCGACTGAACACGACGCTCTACGGGACCAGTTATCAGACAGAGACCCATCATCGGCGCCAGGATGATGGGTTTGTCAACTATGAAGATGAATTCGATCAGACGCTTGCGAAGGCGGAGATGCAAGTGGATGTCCTTTGGGATACAAAGCATCTGACCAATCTCGGAGGTGGGCTGATTGGCGAACAAATTGGGGGGAGTAGATATGGGGAAACGGGAAGCGACCCAAATCCAGAATCAACGCAGGCCTATTTTTTTGCCCAACATGAATGGCTGGCTTCGGATCTGCTCCATTTCAATACGAGCGTCCGTTTTGATAATCATTCCGATTACGCTGCCAGGGTTACTCCAAAATTTGCCGTACTGGTTCGTCCATCAGGCAAAATACGCTTGCGTGCAAGTGTTGGCAGCGGTTTCAAAGCTCCTGCTTTCCGCCAGCTTTATCTGTCCTTTACCAATCCAGCCGGTGGATACTCTGTATTTGGTTCGTTGCCAATGGACGAAGGTATCAGGCGGCTAGAGGCAGAGGGGCAAATTGAGCAGAAATTTTTTGCCATATCTCAATTGGATCCCCTGTTAGCGGAAAATTCTGTCGCATTTAATCTGGGTGGATCTGTGGAGCCATTCGTGTGGCTCACTGTTCAGGTGAATGCATTCCACAATAATGTTCGGGATCTTATTGAGACGCAGCCGGTGGCCCAGAAAACCAATGGATCCTTCGTATATGGTTATTTCAATCTAGCCCGAATCTATACACGGGGAGTAGAGCTCGAAGCGAGCATAAAGTCACAACTGGTAAAGCAGAGTTCGCTTGATATTTCTCTGGGGTATCAATTTCTACAGGCTCGGGATCGCGAAGTAGTCACAGCGCTTAAAGAAGGCACCGTGTTTGGGCGCCTTCCAAATGGGCGGGATTATCGGCTTGGTCTTGGGGATTACACAGGTATGTTCGGGCGCTCGCCCCACTCCGCCTCACTTCGTGCTGCCTACATTAACAGAGATCTTGATTTGATTGTCAGTATCCAGGGTCGATGGCGTAGTCGCTATGGATATCGGGATCTTGATGGAAACAACCTAGCCAATCGATCGGACGAATTTGTCCCCGATTATGCTGTACTGGGTGCAGCAGTCACCAAATCGTTTACAGTCGTCCAGGCCGTTGAAGCGGTTGTGCAGGTAGGTCTGGATAATGCATTTAATCACACATACCCCACATTAGTACCTTCACTTCCCGGGCGTCGGGGTTATGTATCACTCGAATTTAATTTCTAA